The following proteins are encoded in a genomic region of Bernardetia sp. MNP-M8:
- a CDS encoding APC family permease, which yields MSNSDSKNQQQNTDKKMGFNATWSMAVGGMVGGGIFSVLGVIISTAAEWAWLSFIIAGVIALISAHSYAQLSITYEKSGGAFTFLSEATHEKIATSLSWILILGYILTISVYAFTFGHYVANVVNLGDWLPRVLAFAIIFGLALINFRGIGDSSNVEIITVWGKLFVLLGLAIFGLSQWDMPQLTKGIEPKPWHTAIIGAATIFMAYEGFQLLSYDYDDMKNPKKTLPKATISAVIAVIGIYVLVSLGATMLVGADVLIEKKEVALALAGKQALGTTGLILVTIAAAFSTGSAINATLFSTGRLVETVAQNKDLPSFLAKENKSKVPFYAISILAALAILLAVIGSLDSLVEAASLIFLITFGIVNYLAFKKKVKYHWFCLLGSISCLAAILISSYRQFQENPIPSSIVWGIIILIFITSPYLSKKIKQ from the coding sequence ATGAGTAATTCGGATTCAAAAAATCAACAACAAAATACAGATAAAAAAATGGGTTTCAATGCCACTTGGTCTATGGCTGTTGGTGGAATGGTTGGAGGTGGAATTTTTTCTGTTTTGGGAGTTATTATCAGTACAGCAGCAGAATGGGCTTGGCTTAGTTTTATAATAGCAGGAGTGATTGCACTTATTTCAGCGCATAGTTATGCACAACTTTCTATTACTTATGAAAAAAGTGGTGGAGCTTTTACTTTTCTTTCAGAAGCTACTCATGAAAAAATAGCCACAAGTTTGTCTTGGATTCTTATTTTAGGCTATATTCTTACTATTTCTGTGTATGCTTTTACTTTCGGACATTATGTAGCTAATGTGGTAAACTTGGGCGATTGGTTGCCTCGTGTACTTGCTTTTGCTATTATTTTTGGACTTGCACTTATCAATTTTAGAGGTATAGGCGATTCATCTAATGTAGAAATTATTACTGTTTGGGGAAAACTCTTTGTTCTTTTAGGTTTGGCTATTTTCGGACTTTCACAATGGGATATGCCACAACTTACAAAAGGAATTGAACCCAAACCTTGGCATACTGCTATTATTGGGGCAGCTACTATTTTTATGGCGTACGAAGGTTTTCAACTTCTTTCCTATGATTACGACGACATGAAAAACCCTAAAAAAACACTTCCTAAAGCTACCATTTCAGCAGTTATTGCAGTTATTGGTATTTATGTTTTGGTTTCTTTGGGTGCAACTATGCTTGTAGGTGCTGATGTGCTTATCGAAAAAAAGGAGGTGGCTTTAGCTTTAGCAGGAAAACAAGCATTAGGAACAACAGGGCTTATTTTGGTGACAATTGCAGCAGCATTTTCGACAGGCTCTGCCATTAATGCAACTTTATTTTCAACAGGAAGATTAGTCGAAACAGTAGCACAAAATAAAGATTTACCTTCTTTTTTGGCAAAAGAAAACAAATCAAAAGTTCCCTTTTATGCCATTTCTATCCTTGCAGCATTAGCTATTTTACTTGCCGTTATTGGTTCTTTGGATAGTTTGGTAGAAGCTGCTAGTTTGATTTTTCTGATTACTTTCGGAATTGTCAATTATTTAGCTTTCAAGAAAAAAGTAAAGTACCATTGGTTTTGTCTTTTGGGAAGTATAAGCTGTTTAGCAGCCATTCTGATTTCTTCTTACAGACAGTTTCAAGAAAATCCAATTCCATCAAGTATTGTTTGGGGAATTATTATTTTGATTTTTATTACCAGTCCTTATCTTTCAAAAAAGATAAAGCAGTAG
- a CDS encoding rhomboid family intramembrane serine protease: MVISVSLAILVVTIIISVLGFNNPELQAKLLHNPFLANKNKEYYRLLSSGFIHNGLSHLGFNMLTFFFFGGVVEKVYRNNYGDILGSAIFLGVYLIAIILSDLPSFFKYKDMPAYSSLGASGGVSAIVFASILFQPTSDLYLLLIPIPIPAFILGTLYVIYSYYQSKNSSDNINHSAHLYGAVTGFVISAILIPSAVSDFFVQLSHYRLPF; encoded by the coding sequence ATGGTCATTTCAGTTTCTTTAGCTATTTTAGTAGTTACAATTATTATTAGTGTTTTGGGATTTAATAATCCAGAACTACAAGCCAAGTTATTACATAATCCTTTTTTGGCTAATAAAAATAAGGAATACTACCGTCTTCTTTCATCAGGGTTTATTCATAATGGACTATCACATTTGGGTTTTAATATGCTAACTTTTTTCTTTTTTGGAGGAGTGGTAGAAAAGGTATATAGAAATAATTATGGAGACATTTTGGGTTCAGCTATTTTTTTAGGAGTTTATTTGATTGCCATTATTCTTTCTGATTTACCTTCGTTTTTTAAATACAAAGATATGCCTGCTTATAGTTCACTAGGTGCATCAGGGGGAGTTTCAGCGATTGTTTTTGCTTCTATTTTATTTCAACCTACAAGTGATTTATATCTATTATTAATTCCGATTCCAATTCCTGCATTTATTTTGGGTACTCTGTATGTGATTTATTCTTATTATCAAAGCAAAAACTCATCTGATAATATCAATCATTCGGCTCACTTATACGGAGCTGTAACTGGCTTTGTGATTAGTGCAATACTTATTCCTAGTGCAGTTTCTGATTTTTTTGTTCAACTTTCTCATTATCGTTTACCTTTTTAG
- a CDS encoding DUF2061 domain-containing protein, translating into MKETIYRSIVKGISWRVFATIDTILLSWLITGHFGDALKIGLGEVFTKTILYFLHERAWNRIKESDNRLLSHGKSFLKGVSWRIFGTIDTFMIAFFFTGTPFAASQIAAFEVITKLSLYYFHERVWERVMWGKIDRTPHATTVEECINCQ; encoded by the coding sequence GTGAAAGAAACTATATATAGAAGCATTGTAAAAGGAATCAGTTGGCGAGTATTTGCAACCATAGATACTATTTTATTGTCATGGCTCATTACAGGTCATTTTGGAGATGCCCTAAAAATTGGTTTAGGAGAAGTTTTTACCAAAACCATTCTCTACTTTTTACATGAAAGAGCTTGGAATCGTATCAAAGAGAGTGATAATCGTTTGCTTTCTCATGGTAAAAGTTTTTTAAAAGGTGTTAGTTGGAGAATCTTTGGAACAATAGATACCTTTATGATTGCCTTCTTTTTTACAGGAACTCCTTTTGCAGCTTCACAAATCGCAGCCTTTGAGGTAATTACTAAATTATCTCTTTATTATTTCCATGAGCGTGTTTGGGAACGTGTAATGTGGGGAAAAATAGACCGTACTCCTCATGCTACAACTGTTGAGGAATGTATAAATTGTCAATAA
- a CDS encoding DUF1569 domain-containing protein: MNRRKFLKIGAITSGVVLVGAAGGSFALDHKLSTKKEILRNISFSSLKEAQEELDRLEKIVLLDPKKIQLIGDWSLHQNLVHCAQSIEYSLVGFPKHRPKIIQNTIGKIVFEKFDAQGYMIHDRNDPIPDATPIEKEGNLQAAFDRVRKSISDFENHNTAYEPHFMYGNLSKSQYERAHYLHLADHLTGLNG, encoded by the coding sequence ATGAATCGTCGAAAATTTTTAAAAATCGGAGCAATTACATCAGGTGTTGTTCTTGTGGGAGCAGCAGGAGGAAGCTTTGCTCTTGACCACAAATTATCTACAAAAAAAGAAATACTGAGAAATATTTCTTTCTCGTCATTAAAAGAAGCCCAAGAAGAACTAGATAGATTAGAAAAAATAGTCTTGTTAGACCCTAAAAAAATTCAGTTAATCGGAGATTGGTCGTTGCATCAAAATCTTGTTCATTGCGCTCAAAGTATAGAATACTCATTGGTAGGATTTCCCAAACATCGTCCAAAAATTATTCAAAATACTATAGGAAAGATAGTTTTTGAAAAATTTGATGCACAAGGTTATATGATACACGATAGAAATGACCCTATTCCAGATGCTACGCCAATAGAAAAAGAGGGCAACTTACAAGCTGCTTTTGATAGAGTGAGAAAGTCTATTTCCGATTTTGAAAATCATAATACGGCTTACGAACCTCATTTTATGTATGGGAATCTTTCTAAATCACAATACGAAAGAGCGCATTATTTACATCTTGCTGACCATTTGACAGGATTGAATGGGTAG
- a CDS encoding DUF3800 domain-containing protein: protein MSKFIAFADEFGTNSFKFDIGSHFIAASVIIRKDELEDVEKQIEEIRKKYFQTGEIKSSKVSDNHRRRLIILEQLTKINFTVYGVVVDKRKLYGEGFKYKKSFYKFLNGLLYKELFRTFPQLELKVDEHGGNDFMKGFKSYVEENHIRDLFSGSEFHIKKSHNELGVQLADFIAGTLGFIFDETKKSNKSDEFLEILNNKLISLNRFPREFNIKDLDEDVTFSEDNKIIANLSLTRIFDFIDRAKGNKENERDKINFLKLLLLFHQSKHHKEYTTSGEFIKHLNINRDKKISKQYFSSKIIASLRDDGIILASSRSGYKIPTSSDELKKFINHSNDMILPLLKRVEDCRNAVLLATNKDYDILNEPKFHKLKSIIDKTK from the coding sequence ATGAGTAAATTTATTGCTTTTGCTGATGAATTTGGTACTAATTCTTTTAAATTTGATATAGGTAGTCATTTTATAGCAGCTAGTGTAATTATCAGAAAAGATGAGTTGGAGGACGTTGAGAAACAAATAGAAGAAATACGTAAAAAATATTTTCAAACAGGAGAAATAAAATCTAGTAAAGTTTCTGATAATCATCGAAGAAGATTGATTATTCTTGAACAATTAACAAAGATAAATTTTACAGTTTATGGAGTTGTAGTTGATAAAAGAAAATTATATGGAGAAGGTTTTAAATATAAAAAGTCCTTTTATAAGTTTTTAAATGGTCTTTTATACAAAGAGTTATTTAGAACATTCCCTCAATTAGAATTAAAAGTAGATGAACATGGAGGAAATGATTTTATGAAAGGATTTAAAAGCTATGTAGAAGAAAACCATATTCGTGATTTATTCTCTGGCTCTGAATTTCATATAAAGAAAAGTCATAATGAGTTAGGCGTTCAATTAGCTGATTTCATTGCAGGTACATTAGGGTTTATTTTTGATGAAACAAAAAAATCTAATAAATCAGATGAATTTTTAGAGATTTTGAATAATAAATTGATAAGTTTAAATCGTTTCCCTAGAGAATTCAATATAAAAGATCTTGATGAGGATGTAACATTTTCTGAAGACAACAAAATTATAGCGAATCTTAGTTTAACAAGAATATTTGATTTTATAGATAGAGCAAAAGGTAATAAAGAAAATGAAAGAGATAAAATCAATTTCTTAAAACTACTTTTATTATTTCATCAGTCAAAACATCATAAAGAATATACTACTTCAGGAGAATTTATCAAACATCTAAACATAAACCGTGATAAAAAAATTAGTAAACAATATTTCAGTTCTAAAATTATTGCTAGTTTAAGAGATGACGGAATTATACTTGCAAGTAGTAGAAGTGGTTATAAAATTCCAACATCTTCGGATGAACTAAAAAAGTTTATAAATCATAGTAACGATATGATTTTACCGTTATTAAAGCGAGTAGAGGATTGTAGAAATGCAGTTCTACTTGCTACTAACAAAGATTATGATATATTAAATGAGCCAAAATTTCATAAATTGAAATCTATAATAGATAAAACTAAATAA
- a CDS encoding T9SS type A sorting domain-containing protein — protein MNKTIITLFLLIFIGTGIYTQAVAQILIFPIQTQNSSQKHKDTKKTNSLSPRLNKIQRIEEDTIVLTLPFFEDFSTTSVGMADSAKWIKGSGVFINNGIPLNPPTKNVATFDGVAANGKPYDQLFPTRQGLGDTLTSQRFDLTLVDPSEELFFSFMVQARGNGETPDTTDFLKVEFLDDEGNWEQQWEKRGGRIDTKRFEHIIFKIEDEKFFHDSLQFRFTSYNRLSGAFDVWNVDYIYFNTNRNATDTVFLDVATSQSPTHFIKPYSAVPYDHFWSDTTQFLTDSIFSTVNNLDQTFNVISYLCEVRNEETKDILGYWYGLDDERASSSTLIEGFERNKKIVAIPYANLLPQGQDSMTITHQFQVNTREPDENFGGVYTRSNDTISQTSVFKDYYAYDDGTAEYAAGINQKFGQLAYQYYVSQPDVLTHIDVYFARIGASVENQTFNIKVWKKIDFSKTEITDSVMLTQNTILRYSDNINEFKRIALSRSIDVSDTIYIGIQQLGENMLPIGLDLQTDSKSKMFFNVRNYWEQNEFVDGSLMLRPVFSKEDVVTAIEDVTENNGYELWQQNLVLYPNPAQDKINLNGKVEAVQIIDLTGKVLGEYSLNPYSSFATDKEIKLPAFMKNGMYLVRCQYKNFTTVKKLVIQK, from the coding sequence ATGAACAAAACGATAATAACACTTTTCCTGCTTATTTTTATAGGTACAGGAATATATACTCAAGCTGTTGCTCAAATTTTGATTTTTCCTATTCAAACTCAAAACAGCTCTCAAAAACACAAAGACACTAAAAAAACGAACTCTTTATCTCCTCGTCTGAACAAAATTCAACGTATAGAAGAAGACACAATTGTGCTTACATTACCTTTCTTTGAAGATTTTTCCACTACTTCAGTAGGTATGGCTGATTCGGCTAAATGGATAAAAGGGAGTGGCGTTTTTATCAATAACGGAATTCCATTGAATCCACCAACAAAAAATGTGGCTACTTTTGATGGTGTAGCAGCAAATGGAAAGCCTTATGACCAACTTTTTCCAACTCGTCAGGGTTTGGGAGACACACTTACTTCTCAACGTTTTGATTTGACCTTAGTCGATCCAAGTGAAGAACTTTTCTTTTCTTTTATGGTACAGGCTCGTGGAAATGGAGAAACACCTGATACAACAGACTTTTTGAAAGTAGAGTTTTTAGATGATGAAGGAAACTGGGAGCAACAATGGGAAAAAAGAGGAGGTAGAATTGATACCAAACGCTTCGAACATATTATCTTCAAAATAGAAGACGAAAAGTTTTTTCATGATAGTTTGCAGTTTCGTTTTACTTCTTATAATCGTCTCTCAGGAGCATTTGATGTTTGGAATGTAGATTATATTTATTTTAATACAAATAGAAATGCCACTGATACTGTTTTCTTAGATGTAGCCACAAGCCAATCTCCTACTCATTTTATCAAACCTTATTCGGCTGTTCCTTATGATCATTTTTGGAGTGATACAACACAATTTTTAACAGATTCTATTTTTTCTACTGTAAATAATTTAGATCAAACATTCAATGTAATTTCTTATTTGTGTGAAGTCAGAAACGAAGAAACAAAAGATATTTTAGGTTATTGGTATGGTTTGGATGATGAGAGAGCTTCTTCTTCTACATTAATTGAAGGTTTTGAGAGAAACAAAAAAATTGTAGCTATTCCCTATGCCAATCTATTACCACAAGGACAGGATTCGATGACCATTACGCATCAGTTTCAAGTAAATACAAGAGAACCAGATGAGAATTTTGGAGGAGTTTATACTAGAAGCAATGATACAATTAGCCAAACTTCTGTATTTAAAGATTATTATGCTTACGATGACGGAACAGCAGAATATGCAGCAGGAATTAATCAAAAATTTGGGCAACTTGCCTATCAGTATTATGTCTCACAACCTGATGTGCTGACTCATATAGATGTTTATTTTGCAAGAATTGGAGCAAGTGTAGAAAATCAAACTTTTAATATTAAAGTTTGGAAAAAAATTGATTTTTCAAAAACTGAAATCACAGATTCTGTTATGCTTACTCAAAATACCATTCTTAGATATTCTGATAACATAAATGAATTTAAACGCATTGCTCTTTCTCGTTCTATTGATGTTTCAGACACTATTTATATAGGAATTCAACAATTAGGCGAAAATATGTTGCCTATCGGATTGGATTTGCAGACAGATTCTAAAAGCAAAATGTTTTTTAATGTTCGAAATTATTGGGAGCAAAACGAATTTGTTGATGGAAGTCTGATGCTACGTCCTGTTTTTTCAAAAGAAGATGTCGTTACAGCAATTGAAGATGTTACAGAAAATAATGGATATGAGCTGTGGCAACAAAATTTAGTGTTATATCCTAATCCTGCACAGGATAAAATAAATTTGAATGGCAAAGTTGAGGCTGTTCAAATTATAGATTTAACTGGAAAAGTTTTAGGAGAATATTCATTAAATCCATATTCTTCTTTTGCTACTGATAAAGAAATAAAACTTCCTGCTTTTATGAAAAATGGAATGTATTTAGTTAGATGTCAGTACAAAAATTTTACTACTGTTAAGAAACTAGTGATTCAAAAATAG
- a CDS encoding AI-2E family transporter, with product MENNLQFTKLPFSVETAFYIVAFLVLFVFAIIEAKGLLIPFTYSVLISFILYPMCKFFEKKGIPRILSILICFFIVILGLFGLFYFFSTQVVSIVREFEDFRGKLLGLVHQGIEQYNKIVPNSKLDDESLLKKAQTWLTESSLLSGTLNQTSNFFSGLILVPIYVFLLLLYRTGIRKVLLRFVHTDYRVAFTHLLADVQQVGQKYIGGLITIIFIIGLLDSIALWIIGVDSPFFFGFLAACLAIIPYVGTGVGALLPALYALMNHSPTMALYVLIAFWAVQFVEGNFLTPKIIGGEVSLNPLAAILSLVTGGFVWGVSGMVLFIPLAAILKIVCQNYKELEPISGLMGDEITQGDEIIKGKEHTPRKPFWKKLFK from the coding sequence ATGGAAAATAATCTCCAATTTACCAAACTTCCTTTCTCTGTCGAGACAGCGTTTTATATTGTTGCTTTTTTAGTGCTTTTTGTCTTTGCAATAATAGAGGCTAAAGGTCTTTTAATTCCTTTTACTTATTCGGTATTAATTTCTTTTATTCTTTATCCGATGTGTAAATTTTTTGAAAAGAAAGGCATACCTCGTATTCTGAGTATTCTCATTTGTTTTTTTATTGTTATATTGGGCTTGTTTGGTCTGTTTTATTTTTTCTCTACTCAAGTAGTCAGTATTGTGCGTGAGTTTGAAGATTTTAGAGGAAAATTATTAGGATTGGTACATCAAGGAATTGAACAGTATAACAAAATTGTTCCCAACTCAAAACTAGATGATGAGAGTTTACTCAAAAAAGCACAAACTTGGCTTACAGAAAGCTCATTGCTTTCAGGTACTCTCAATCAGACAAGTAACTTTTTTTCAGGATTAATACTTGTTCCAATTTATGTTTTTCTTTTGTTACTTTATCGTACAGGAATAAGAAAAGTATTGTTGCGTTTTGTGCATACAGATTATCGTGTTGCTTTTACTCATCTGTTAGCAGACGTACAACAAGTAGGACAAAAATATATTGGGGGACTCATAACAATTATTTTTATTATTGGTCTTTTAGATAGTATTGCACTGTGGATTATTGGTGTTGATTCTCCTTTCTTTTTTGGCTTTTTGGCTGCTTGTTTGGCAATTATTCCTTATGTAGGAACAGGAGTTGGTGCGCTTTTACCTGCTTTGTATGCCCTCATGAATCATAGTCCAACAATGGCATTATATGTTTTGATTGCTTTTTGGGCTGTGCAGTTTGTAGAAGGAAATTTTCTTACTCCAAAAATTATTGGTGGAGAAGTAAGTTTGAATCCTTTAGCTGCAATTTTATCTTTGGTGACTGGTGGATTTGTATGGGGAGTATCTGGAATGGTTTTGTTTATCCCTCTAGCTGCAATATTGAAGATTGTGTGTCAGAATTATAAAGAATTAGAACCTATCTCTGGACTTATGGGGGATGAAATTACGCAAGGAGATGAAATTATAAAAGGAAAAGAGCATACTCCTAGAAAGCCTTTTTGGAAAAAACTATTCAAATAA
- the gpmI gene encoding 2,3-bisphosphoglycerate-independent phosphoglycerate mutase has product MNNTENTKKVLLMILDGWGIAQDATVSAIDAAKTPFVDSLYTNYPNSKLRTDGEFVGLPKGQMGNSEVGHMNIGAGRVVYQNLARINSAIQNNELDKNEILQNAFSYTKEKGVKLHFVGLISEGGVHSHTSHLKALTSLATEAGLKNIFIHGFTDGRDTDPNSGEGFLTDLENHLKTTNAKMASLVGRYYAMDRDNRWERVKLSYDAMVKGEGKKVKNAVLALKESYKEGVTDEFLKPIIITDENNEPLAKIEKDDVVIAFNFRTDRCREITQALSQQDFEEQDMKKLDVYYVTMTNYNKNFKNVKVIFDDINLNNTLGEVLESNNKTQLRAAETEKYPHVTFFFSGGREKQFEGENRIMCASPKVATYDLKPEMSAFELKDKVIQDLNQNKPDFVCLNFANPDMVGHTGVFEAAVKACETVDSCAKEVSQAALKNGYQVIIIADHGNADKMKNEDGTPNTAHTTNEVPMFLLSNEAIKNNYSLKDGKLGDIAPTILSLMNIEIPKEMTGEIITESSLERV; this is encoded by the coding sequence ATGAACAACACAGAAAATACTAAAAAAGTCCTTTTAATGATTTTGGACGGCTGGGGAATTGCTCAAGATGCAACCGTTTCAGCTATTGATGCAGCCAAAACGCCTTTTGTAGATAGTTTATATACTAATTATCCAAATTCAAAACTCAGAACTGATGGTGAGTTTGTAGGACTTCCAAAGGGACAAATGGGAAACTCAGAAGTTGGACACATGAATATTGGTGCAGGAAGAGTAGTTTATCAAAACTTAGCTCGCATAAATTCTGCTATTCAAAATAATGAATTAGATAAAAATGAAATACTACAAAATGCCTTTAGTTATACAAAAGAAAAAGGCGTAAAACTTCACTTTGTGGGTTTGATTTCAGAAGGTGGAGTTCACTCTCATACTTCTCATCTAAAAGCTCTAACCTCACTTGCTACAGAAGCTGGTTTGAAAAATATTTTTATTCATGGTTTTACAGATGGAAGAGATACAGACCCAAATTCAGGAGAAGGTTTTTTGACAGATTTGGAGAATCATTTAAAAACTACAAATGCAAAAATGGCTTCTTTAGTTGGTCGTTATTATGCAATGGATAGAGATAACCGATGGGAAAGAGTAAAGCTTTCTTATGATGCAATGGTAAAAGGCGAAGGCAAAAAAGTGAAAAATGCAGTTTTGGCTTTGAAAGAATCATACAAAGAAGGAGTAACAGATGAGTTTTTGAAACCCATCATTATTACAGATGAAAATAACGAACCTTTAGCAAAAATAGAAAAAGATGATGTTGTAATTGCTTTCAATTTTCGTACAGATAGATGTAGAGAAATAACACAAGCCTTGAGTCAGCAAGACTTTGAAGAGCAAGACATGAAAAAATTAGATGTATATTATGTTACAATGACTAATTACAATAAGAATTTTAAGAATGTCAAAGTCATCTTTGATGATATAAATTTGAATAATACGCTAGGAGAAGTTTTGGAGAGCAATAATAAAACTCAACTTCGTGCAGCCGAAACTGAAAAATATCCTCATGTTACTTTCTTTTTCTCGGGAGGAAGAGAAAAACAATTTGAAGGCGAAAACAGAATCATGTGTGCATCTCCAAAAGTAGCTACCTACGATTTGAAGCCTGAAATGAGTGCTTTTGAACTAAAAGATAAAGTCATACAAGATTTAAATCAAAACAAACCTGATTTTGTGTGTCTAAATTTTGCTAATCCTGATATGGTCGGGCATACAGGAGTTTTTGAGGCTGCCGTAAAAGCCTGTGAAACAGTAGACAGTTGTGCAAAAGAAGTTTCTCAAGCAGCTTTGAAAAATGGCTATCAAGTTATCATTATTGCAGACCACGGAAATGCAGATAAAATGAAAAATGAAGATGGAACGCCAAATACAGCACATACCACAAACGAAGTTCCTATGTTTTTGCTTTCAAATGAAGCAATAAAGAATAATTATTCTCTCAAAGATGGCAAACTAGGAGACATTGCCCCTACTATTTTGAGTTTGATGAATATAGAAATTCCAAAAGAAATGACAGGTGAAATTATTACAGAAAGTAGTTTGGAGCGTGTTTAA
- a CDS encoding glycosyltransferase, translated as MVSIICLCYNHSNFIEEALYSIFNQTYKNWELIIVNDASTDNSKEIIDKIVKNNPLQNLQTIHLEHNKGNCAAFNEGFRISKGRYIIDLAADDKFEIDKLEKQVKILESADTQTGVCFTNATLINEEVDENSNKLGNYYFDWYKKLPKDGFIFKELIRAGGMICSPTMLIKREVLEELGGYDESLSYEDYDFWVRSSRKWKYIFLNENLTFYRKTNHSHSSTFKKKNNPHLYSTFKVCQKGFYLCRNKEEYKSLSISVLYHFKESLKYKNYKAAKGFFWLLSKLILKLL; from the coding sequence ATGGTTTCAATAATTTGTTTGTGTTACAATCATTCCAATTTTATCGAAGAAGCTCTGTATTCTATCTTTAATCAGACCTATAAAAATTGGGAATTGATTATCGTAAATGATGCCAGTACGGATAACAGCAAAGAAATTATAGATAAAATTGTAAAAAATAATCCTCTTCAAAATCTTCAAACTATTCATTTAGAACATAATAAAGGAAACTGTGCAGCTTTTAATGAAGGTTTTAGAATTTCGAAAGGAAGGTATATCATAGATTTGGCAGCCGATGACAAATTTGAAATTGATAAACTAGAGAAACAAGTCAAGATTTTAGAAAGTGCTGATACTCAAACAGGAGTTTGTTTTACAAATGCTACCCTAATAAATGAAGAAGTTGATGAAAACAGCAACAAACTAGGAAACTATTATTTTGATTGGTACAAAAAACTACCAAAAGACGGTTTTATTTTTAAAGAACTAATCAGAGCAGGAGGAATGATTTGTTCGCCTACAATGCTAATTAAAAGAGAGGTTTTGGAAGAATTAGGAGGTTATGATGAATCACTTTCGTATGAAGATTATGACTTTTGGGTGCGAAGTAGTAGAAAGTGGAAATATATTTTCCTTAATGAAAATCTGACTTTTTATAGAAAGACAAATCATTCTCATTCCTCTACATTTAAGAAAAAAAATAACCCTCATCTTTATTCTACTTTTAAAGTCTGTCAAAAAGGATTTTATTTGTGTCGAAATAAAGAAGAATATAAATCACTCTCTATTTCTGTACTATATCATTTCAAAGAATCATTAAAATATAAGAACTATAAAGCTGCAAAGGGATTTTTTTGGTTATTAAGTAAGTTGATTTTGAAATTATTATAA